A stretch of the Corylus avellana chromosome ca6, CavTom2PMs-1.0 genome encodes the following:
- the LOC132185768 gene encoding phosphatidylinositol N-acetylglucosaminyltransferase subunit A encodes MGEPKRHRVLMVSDFFYPNFGGVENHIYYLSQCLLKLGHKVVVMTHAYGNRSGVRYMTGGLKVYYVPWKPFLMQNTLPTFYGTLPIIRTILIREKISLVHGHQAFSTLCHEALMHARTMGYKVVFTDHSLYGFADVGSIHMNKVLQFTLADVSQAICVSHTSKENTVLRSGLPPEKVFVIPNAVDTAMFKPATERPSGNEIVIVVISRLVYRKGADLLVEVIPEVCRIYPNVRFIVGGDGPKRVRLEEMREKHSLQDRVEMLGAVPHARVRSVLISGHIFLNSSLTEAFCIAILEAASCGLLTVSTRVGGVPEVLPDDMIVLAEPDPSDMVQAIKKAISILPKIDPQAMHNRMKKLYNWHDVAKRTEIVYDRALKCSNQSLLERLSRYLSCGAWAGKLFCLVMIIGFLLWRLLQLWQPAEDIEVVPDILLPHDEDREILHDFKSSNEEHSLR; translated from the exons ATGGGTGAACCAAAAAGGCATAGGGTTCTGATGGTCTCTGATTTTTTCTATCCCAACTTTGGCGGTGTAGAGAATCACATCTATTATCTTTCACAATGCCTACTAAAGCTTGGTCACAAG GTGGTGGTTATGACTCATGCCTATGGAAATCGTTCTGGGGTGAGATATATGACTGGTGGCCTGAAAGTCTACTATGTACCGTGGAAGCCATTTCTCATGCAAAATACATTACCAACCTTTTATGGGACACTTCCAATTATAAGGACTATCCTTATTCGAGAAAAAATATCGTTGGTTCATGGGCATCAAGCCTTCTCAACTCTTTGCCATGAAGCTTTAATGCATGCACGCACTATGGGGTACAAGGTTGTATTTACTGATCATTCACTGTATGGTTTTGCTGACGTGGGAAGCATCCACATGAACAAGGTATTGCAGTTTACTTTAGCAGACGTAAGCCAGGCCATTTGTGTTTCTCATACAAGCAAAGAAAACACTGTGCTACGTTCAGGTCTGCCACCGGAAAAGGTCTTTGTTATACCTAATGCTGTTGACACAGCTATGTTCAAGCCTGCCACGGAGAGACCCAGTGGTAACGAAATTGTTATTGTTGTGATTAGTAGATTGGTTTATCGAAAGGGTGCAGATTTACTTGTTGAAGTCATTCCAGAAGTTTGCCGCATATATCCCAAT GTTCGTTTCATTGTTGGAGGAGATGGACCTAAACGGGTGCGGTTGGAAGAGATGAGGGAGAAGCATTCACTCCAAGATCGAGTTGAAATGTTGGGTGCTGTACCACATGCTCGAGTACGATCTGTCTTGATTTCTGGCCATATATTCTTAAACAG TTCTTTAACAGAAGCTTTTTGCATAGCCATATTAGAAGCTGCTAGTTGTGGATTATTAACAGTCAGTACACGCGTAGGAGGTGTCCCAGAG GTTCTACCAGATGACATGATTGTACTTGCGGAGCCAGATCCTAGTGATATGGTACAAGCAATCAAGAAGGCAATATCTATACTTCCCAAGATTGACCCACAAGCCATGCACAATCGT ATGAAGAAGCTCTATAATTGGCATGATGTTGCGAAAAGGACAGAGATTGTATATGACCGTGCTCTGAAATGCTCGAATCAAAGTCTTCTCGAACGACTCTCACG GTACCTCTCATGTGGAGCTTGGGCAGGCAAGCTGTTTTGCTTGGTTATGATCATTGGTTTTTTGTTATGGAGACTATTGCAACTATGGCAG CCTGCAGAAGATATTGAGGTTGTACCTGATATTCTTCTACCCCATGATGAAGATAGAGAAATTTTGCATGACTTCAAGTCTTCCAACGAGGAACACAGCTTGAGATGA
- the LOC132185573 gene encoding uncharacterized protein LOC132185573, whose product MATYNPTNPPPPPPLSHATTTNKPAVAFTTPPNYASRLSRLLTLKGYDPLWCPTLGVHATPHTLIPYLSPPNLDAFSALVFTSRAAIDSFSAAAAAFDQPLLSPRGEAFIVAALGKDSELINHDVVSKLCENAKRIRLLVPPVATPSGLVESLGDGLSRRILCPVPLVVGLTEPPVVPDFLRDLEDKGWVPVRVSAYETRWAGADCARRVVERGRELGAVVFTSSAEVEGLLKSLREFGWRDWEEFVRERCPEVVVAAHGPVTAAGAERLGVKVDVVSSRFDSFEGVVDALGLR is encoded by the coding sequence ATGGCTACCTACAATCCCACTAAcccaccgccaccgccaccgcTCTCCCACGCCACCACCACGAATAAGCCCGCCGTGGCTTTTACCACGCCCCCAAACTACGCTTCACGCCTCTCTCGCCTCCTCACCCTCAAGGGCTACGATCCCCTCTGGTGCCCCACTCTCGGCGTTCACGCCACCCCGCACACCCTCATTCCCTACCTCTCTCCCCCAAACCTCGACGCCTTCTCCGCCCTCGTCTTCACCTCACGCGCCGCCATCGACTCCTTCTCCGCCGCCGCTGCCGCTTTCGACCAGCCCCTCCTCTCCCCCCGCGGCGAGGCCTTCATAGTCGCCGCGCTAGGCAAGGACTCGGAGCTCATCAACCACGACGTCGTGTCGAAGCTCTGCGAAAACGCTAAAAGGATTAGGCTTTTGGTCCCTCCGGTCGCGACTCCGAGCGGCTTGGTCGAGTCGCTCGGGGACGGGCTCAGCCGGAGGATTCTGTGCCCGGTCCCGCTCGTGGTGGGCCTCACAGAGCCGCCGGTGGTCCCGGACTTTCTCCGGGACCTGGAGGACAAAGGGTGGGTTCCGGTGAGGGTGAGCGCGTACGAGACGCGCTGGGCGGGGGCGGACTGCGCGCGCAGGGTGGTGGAGAGAGGGCGGGAATTGGGTGCGGTGGTGTTCACGAGTAGCGCAGAGGTGGAGGGGCTGTTGAAGAGCTTGAGGGAGTTTGGGTGGAGGGATTGGGAGGAGTTTGTGAGGGAGAGGTGTCCGGAGGTGGTGGTGGCGGCCCACGGGCCGGTGACGGCGGCGGGGGCGGAGAGACTTGGTGTGAAGGTGGATGTGGTGAGCTCAAGGTTTGATAGCTTTGAGGGCGTAGTGGATGCACTTGGGCTGAGATAA
- the LOC132184904 gene encoding leucine-rich repeat receptor-like protein kinase TDR, protein MEIFQCLSYNLLLASMFIFVVSAIDPSTEALLSLKSELVDDYHSLNDWLLPSGENAPGGEVYACSWSGITCDKNKTIVIGLDLSMKNLAGVMTGKQFNVFTGLVDLNLSHNFFSGPLPVEIFNLTSLKSLAIRRNNFSGHFPGGISAVRNLVLFDAFSNSFSGPLPIEVSQLDHLKVLNFAGSYFKGPIPSEYGSFKSLEFLHLAGNFLNGSIPPELGNLKTVTHMEIGYNTYQGSIPWELGNMGELQYLDIAGANLSGPIPKQLSNLTKLQSVFLFRNQLTGLIPWEFGRIMPLTDLDLSDNQISGPIPESFAELKNLRLLSLMYNEMNGTVPEGIAQLPSLETLLIWNNFFSGSLPRSLGRNSKLKWVDVSTNFFTGTIPPDICSGGMLFKLILFSNKFSGSLSPSLSNCSSLVRLRLEDNSFSGEIPLKFSHLSGISYVDLSRNKFTGGIPADISQASKLEYFNISNNQELGGMVPAETWSLPHLQKFSASSCSISGNIPPFQSCKSISFIELSMNNLSGTVPKSVSNCQLLEKVHLANNNLSGHIPEELASLPALGVLDVSHNSFNGPIPVKFGSSASLLLLNVSFNDITGSIPSEKLFRSMDSSAFVGNPQLCGAPLRPCPGSIAILGSKGIGKITWILLLSAGVVVVIAASVLGIIYFHRGFKGQWKMVSFHGLPRFTANDVLRSFSSTESTETVQAPSTSACKAVLPTGITVLVRKIEWEAKRMGVMSEFITRMGNARHKNLIRLLGFCYNKHLAYLLYDYLPNGNLAEKMRMKRDWAAKYKIIVGIAKGLCFLHHDCYPAIPHGDLKSSNIVFDENMEPHLAELGIKYLVQLNKGSFPAASKKETGETNNAIKEELYMDVYNFGEIIVEILTNGKLTDAGTSIHSKPREVLLREIHHENEVESKPSVKEEIKLVLEVAFLCTRSRTSDRPSMEDALKLLSGLKPQDTDTTSKAGGL, encoded by the exons ATGGAGATTTTCCAGTGCTTGTCTTACAATCTTCTTCTTGCTTCCATGTTCATCTTTGTGGTCTCAGCCATTGATCCCTCCACGGAGGCGCTTCTGAGTCTAAAATCTGAGCTTGTAGATGATTATCACAGTTTGAATGACTGGCTTCTGCCTTCTGGAGAGAATGCACCTGGAGGAGAAGTATATGCATGTTCTTGGTCTGGCATCACTTGTGACAAGAACAAAACCATTGTTATTGGTTTAGACCTGTCTATGAAGAATCTTGCTGGTGTAATGACAGGGAAGCAATTCAATGTCTTCACTGGGCTTGTTGATCTCAACCTCAGCCACAACTTTTTCTCTGGGCCACTTCCTGTGGAAATTTTCAACCTCACCAGTCTAAAAAGCTTAGCTATCAGAAGAAACAATTTTTCTGGCCACTTTCCTGGGGGGATATCTGCTGTCCGGAACCTGGTTCTGTTTGATGCCTTCAGCAACAGCTTTTCAGGGCCATTGCCAATTGAAGTTTCCCAGCTTGACCATCTCAAGGTTCTTAATTTTGCTGGGAGTTATTTCAAGGGACCAATCCCATCAGAATATGGTTCTTTCAAGAGCCTGGAGTTTCTTCACCTGGCAGGAAATTTTCTGAATGGTAGCATACCACCAGAATTGGGCAATCTCAAAACAGTCACCCATATGGAGATTGGCTACAACACTTATCAAGGAAGTATTCCATGGGAATTGGGCAACATGGGTGAACTTCAGTATCTTGATATTGCTGGAGCAAATCTCTCAGGCCCAATACCAAAGCAACTCTCCAATCTCACCAAGCTGCAATCAGTTTTTCTCTTCAGAAACCAGCTCACAGGATTGATACCATGGGAGTTCGGCAGAATCATGCCTCTCACAGATTTGGATCTTTCTGATAACCAAATTTCTGGGCCTATACCTGAGAGCTTTGCAGAGTTGAAAAACCTGAGACTGCTCAGTCTTATGTACAATGAGATGAATGGCACTGTCCCTGAAGGAATTGCACAGCTTCCATCACTGGAAACTCTTCTTATATGGAACAATTTCTTCTCTGGGTCACTTCCTCGTAGCTTGGGCAGAAACTCCAAACTCAAGTGGGTGGATGTTTCCACAAACTTTTTCACTGGCACCATTCCACCTGACATATGTTCGGGAGGCATGCTATTTAAGTTGATCTTGTTTTCGAATAAATTTTCCGGCAGTCTCTCACCATCTCTCTCAAATTGTTCTTCACTTGTTCGTCTTCGACTCGAAGATAATTCATTCTCAGGTGAGATCCCTTTGAAATTCAGCCATCTTTCTGGTATAAGTTACGTGGACTTGTCCAGGAACAAGTTTACAGGTGGGATTCCAGCAGATATATCCCAAGCTTCCAAGCTTGAGTACTTCAATATCTCTAACAACCAAGAACTAGGAGGCATGGTCCCTGCAGAAACATGGTCTTTGCCACATCTTCAGAAATTTTCAGCATCCTCTTGTAGTATCTCAGGCAATATTCCTCCATTCCAATCTTGCAAAtccatttcttttattgaactGAGCATGAACAATTTATCAGGAACTGTCCCAAAAAGTGTTTCTAATTGCCAGCTTCTAGAGAAGGTGCATTTAGCAAACAATAATTTGTCAGGCCATATACCTGAAGAGCTTGCAAGTCTTCCTGCTCTTGGTGTCCTAGACGTCTCACACAATAGTTTCAATGGCCCAATACCTGTGAAGTTTGGTAGTTCTGCAAGCTTACTACTTCTGAATGTTTCTTTCAATGATATCACCGGCTCTATTCCTTCAGAAAAGTTGTTTAGATCAATGGATAGCAGTGCATTTGTTGGAAATCCGCAGCTATGTGGAGCACCCCTGCGACCATGTCCTGGTTCAATTGCAATATTGGGAAGCAAAGGCATAGGGAAGATTACATGGATCCTGCTACTGAGTGCAGGGGTGGTTGTAGTCATTGCAGCATCGGTGCTTGGTATAATTTATTTCCACCGAGGATTTAAAGGCCAGTGGAAGATGGTCTCATTTCATGGACTCCCTCGATTCACAGCAAATGATGTTTTGAGGAGCTTCAGTTCTACAGAATCCACAGAAACAGTGCAAGCACCATCAACTTCAGCTTGCAAAGCAGTCCTGCCCACAGGTATAACAGTTTTGGTGAGGAAAATTGAATGGGAAGCAAAGAGAATGGGGGTCATGTCAGAATTCATAACACGAATGGGAAATGCAAGGCACAAGAATTTGATTAGATTACTGGGATTTTGCTACAACAAGCACTTGGCTTATCTTTTGTATGACTACTTGCCTAATGGGAATTTAGCTGAGAAGATGAGAATGAAAAGGGACTGGGCAGCCAAGTACAAAATTATAGTTGGGATTGCAAAGGGACTTTGCTTCCTTCATCATGACTGTTATCCAGCAATTCCTCATGGAGATTTGAAGTCAAGTAACATAGTGTTTGATGAAAACATGGAACCCCATTTGGCAGAGTTGGGTATCAAATATCTGGTACAGTTGAATAAAGGTTCATTTCCAGCAGCTTCCAAGAAGGAAACAG GTGAAACCAACAATGCCATAAAAGAGGAGCTTTACATGGATGTTTACAACTTTGGAGAGATCATTGTGGAAATTTTAACAAATGGGAAGTTGACAGATGCGGGGACAAGCATACACAGCAAGCCAAGGGAGGTTCTTTTGAGAGAAATTCACCATGAGAACGAAGTTGAGTCTAAACCCTCTGTGAAAGAGGAGATAAAATTGGTTCTTGAAGTTGCCTTCCTCTGCACTAGGAGTAGGACATCTGATCGGCCATCAATGGAAGATGCACTGAAGCTTTTATCTGGATTGAAGCCACAAGATACTGACACAACTTCTAAAGCAGGAGGACTATAA
- the LOC132184906 gene encoding uncharacterized protein LOC132184906, with protein sequence MEHGSNSDNSKSSFSLVDEDHTLANAVRFTLNQDPRVSFSGYSIPHPSENRVNIRVQTTGAPAQEVLKDACQDLMMMCQHVRSTLDKAVADYKMRNQRDADSD encoded by the exons ATGGAGCATGGGTCTAACTCAGACAACAGTAAATCATCATTTTCTTTGGTTGATGAGGATCACACGCTTGCAAACGCCGTCAGATTCACCTTGAACCAAGA TCCAAGGGTTTCCTTCTCCGGATACAGCATTCCTCATCCTTCAGAGAATCGAGTTAATATTAGAGTCCAAACGACAG GTGCTCCAGCACAAGAGGTATTAAAAGATGCATGCCAGGATCTGATGATGATGTGccagcatgtgagaagcactcTTGACAAGGCTGTTGCTGATTACAAAATGAGAAACCAGAGGGATGCAGATAGTGACTGA